In Pseudoclavibacter sp. Marseille-Q3772, the sequence GGTCGTCTCCGCATCCATCAGGATGTAGAACCCCTGCGAACGATCAAGGCGACGCTGTGGGTTCGCGGGGTTGACCGACATGAACTTCGCCCCAACCCACTGTGGCGACTCGGAGGCCATGAACATCAGATAGCTGTCGTTTTGCAGCGGCAGCGTACTGCGCGGGAAATCATCAGCCGGCTCGATGTCCTCCAGTAGCGCACGTTCGAGCGCGCTAGCCGCCATCTCATAGGTGACGTACTGACGAATATGCTGTTCGGTGATGTGGGCAATGCTCACGGGACGCTCCTTACGTATCGTCTGTAAGTAGGCTACCGCCGCCGGCTGGGTGAGCGGCTCGAATTAGCTGGCAGCATCGATGGCGTCTCGGATGGCGTCGACCAGCGAGGGCACGGCTTCGGGCGGGGTATCCCAAGCCGTCATGAACCGCACGGAGCCGGGGATCGGTGGCCAGTCATAGAACCGGAATCCCTGTTCGCGCACGCGATCAGCCACCCCGTCGGGAAGGACCGCGAACACGGCGTTCGCTGCCACCGGAACGGGGATACTGCATCCAGGAACCGAACCGAGAGACTCGGCGAGCAGCCGCGCCTGCTCATTGGCATGGGTGGCGTTTCGCTGCCACAGATCGCCCTCGTAGCAGGCCAACAGCTGTGCCGAGAGAAAACGCTGTTTCGATGCAAGCTGCAGGTTGATCTTCTGCAGATATTCGATTCCCGGAGCCGCTTCGGGATGCAGCGCCACGACGGCTTCGGCAGCGAGCGCACCGTTCTTGGTCGCGCCCAGCGAGACCACATCCACGCCGTGCGTGAGTTCCTTGAACGAGGCGCCCGTTGCTGCCGCAGCATTGGACAACCGGGAACCGTCGAGGTGAACCAACAGGCCCTGGCGCTTGGCCGCATCCGTTAGCTCGCGGATCTCGTCGGGTGAATATACGGTGCCGAGTTCGGTGGAGTTCGAAAACGACAGCGCCCACGGTTCGGCGCCGTGCACGTTCGCGCGATCGACGGTGAGCGCTTCGATATCCGCGGCGCGCAGCTTGCCGTCGGGCGTTGGCATCGGCAAAATCTTCAACCCCGCGACCCGCTCGGGCGCACCGTTCTCATCGGTGTTGATATGCGCGCTCGCGGCCGTAACGATGCCGCCCCAGCGCGGCATGATCGCCTGTAGCGCAAGCACATTCGCGCCCGTGCCGTTGAAGACCGGGTAGGTGACCGCATCCGCGCCGAATAGTGAGCGCATCACGTCCTGGAGGCGTGCGGTGTACGGGTCGTCGCCGTATCCGGGAACGTGGCCGCCGTTCGCCTGGGAAATTGCGGCCAAGACTTCGGGGTGTACGCCGGCGTAGTTGTCGGAACCGAAGTGGATCTGCTCGCGGTCGTGGAGGGCGCCTTCGGCGCGCGGGGTGGGCGTCGTGTTCGCTTCAACCATGGGAACGATCGTCGCACACCCAGTCTGAGTTGGTTGCCTCTCCACCACTACGCGCAGTCACCAGCACCGCCACACGCAGCCTCCCGCCACACGCAGCCTCTCCACCACGCCCCCGCCACCAGCACCGCCACCACCCCCCACCATGCGCTCATCCGTCTGCCAAACTGTCTCAGATTTGCGGTGTACAAACCGGATGTCCCCTCGAACCCCCGAAAAGTGAGACAGTTTGGCACGGTGGGGCTGCGCTCAGATCCGTATTTGTTGCCTGTACCCCAGCTACTATCCCTCCACCCAACCACCAGAACCGCCGCCACCACTACGCGCAGCCTCCCGTACCGCCACACGCAGCCTCTCCACCACGCCTTCGTTAGCCGGGCCAAACTGTCTCAGATTTGCGGTGCATAAACCGGATAGCCCCTCGAGCCCCCGAAAAGTGAGACAGTTTGGCCCGCTGGGGCTGCCCGAGGGTCGTACTCACCCCCCTGTGCTAGCTCAAAGCCGACCTTGTCCCACCTCCCGAGGGCAAAGCCGCACCTACGCATCGCGACGGTCGTACCAGCGAATCAAGAACCGGTCATCGAAGCCGCGGGCGCAACGACTGCAGCTCACGGGCTTCCCCGGGCGGCGGTGACGGAATACCTCGTGGCCGTTGGGGCATCGGCCAACCCAGCGATGATCCTGCGGGACCGGCCCCTCGTAGGTGCGCCCGCCCGCATAGCCAATCTGCGCGGCAACCCGACGCCATGCTGCGCCGTGGCCCGCGCGCTGTCCGGCCAGGGCATGTGCGATCTCGTGCCGCAGGGTCTGGTCGACCTGCTCCGCCGTCATCAACGGCACCAGGTGGCGCGACAGCGAGATCTGCCGACGCGCGTAGTTGCAACTGCCGGCACGCATCCGCGCGTGATCAAACCGAAACGACCAGCTTTCATCCAAGTACTGACCGATCAACGCCTGAGCCAGAGTCTGCGCCTCGGCTAGCGAATCGTTTTGGGGGTGGTTCTCGGATGCGAGCGCGCCGGCGTGTGGCAGGGTGCGGGCTTTAGCAGTCGATTGCGGTGAACGGCTCAGTCTGCTCATCCGGTGAGGAATGCCCCTCGAGTTTCGCGCGAACGGCGCGGATTGCGAACTTCGTCGCCGCCGTCTGGTCGACCGCCTGGCTGTCGGCTTCGCGGAACTTCAACGCGCGCTCAAAGTCAGCCAGTGCCTCTTCCAGCTGGTCAAGCTCAAAGAGCAATTTGCCGCGGTTGTACAGCGCAAACCCAGCAAGCGTGCCCCACTCGTGCGCAACCGCCTCGTCGGCACAGTTGGTCAGCTCGCCAAGCGCCGTATCGGTCTTGCCGCGGTAGTGGTCAACCTGGGCGCGGCGGATGCGGGCCTCCAGTGAGTCTTCTCGCGACCCGGTGAACCGCGACTGCCGGGCGGCGGCCTGCGCCTTGTCGAACGCTTCGTCGTAGCGTCCCAGCAGGCGCAGCAGCGTGACCTGCTGATTCAGCGCGGTCAGCGAGCGATACCGCTCGATTTCGGCGAGCCGCTCATTGGCAGCATCGACGTCGATGCGCTCGCGCAGCGTCTGCGGGTCGAAGCTCAGGATGATCGGTGCGTCAGTCACGCCTAGAGCGTATCGGGCGGGGTGGCGGATGGGGTCACAAGCGCTCGGCGCGTGCCGTGATCGGGTGCGTTTGGCGGCGTGTGCTTACGGCCGCTTGACCGAGAACGTGCCGCGACCGGGCAGCGGAGACGGTTTTGAGACTGCATCCGTAATCGGACTCGTACCGCGCAGCCACTTGTGGGCCTGCTCGTCATGTTGCACCACCGCCGGTGGAAACCCACTTGCGGCAAGCCGCGCAAGGCCGGGTAACTCCAGGCGGTCGCGCGATGCGACGGCAACGATATTGCCGAAGCGACGTCCTTTAAATACGGCCGGATCGCTCACGAGTAGCACCGAACCGAATACCTGTCGCAGCGTGGCGATTTCAGCGCGCGCAAACGCCAGATCGTGGCCGTCGGCGACGTTGACGAGCACCACGCCGTTCGGTGTGAGGAATCGCGCGAGAGAGGTGAAAAACTCGGCCGTGGTTACATGTGCCGGGGTCTGCGGCCCGTCGAAGAGGTCGACCACGATCGCATCCGCGCGCTGATGTAGCCCGGCTGGGAGGCGATCGAGTTGCGCTCGCGCGTCGCCATAGCGGATGCGGATGGAGGCGTGAGCGGGCAGCGGGGCGATTGAGCGAACCAGGTCGACCAGTTCGCGTTCGAGCTCGAGAACTTGTTGGCGCGAGCCGGGGCGGGTGTGCTCAATGTAGCGGGGGAGCGTCAGTGCACCCGCGCCCAGGTGGAGCGCGGTGATGGGCTGTCTGGCGTCGAATGCTTGATCGAGCACGTGCCCCATGTGCCTGATGTATCCGAAGCGAAGTTCGCTCGGGTCGTCGAGATTGACGTGGGATTGTGGCGTGCCGTCGACGACAAGGTGCATGGAGCTGCCGTGGAGCTCGATCTGCGCCTGGGGGCCGGATGCGAATGTTCGGGTGAGGTCGGACGGGTTCACTGCTCCATGTTCCCACGGTTGCGGCGCGGTTCCCGTGACTCCCTGCGAGTCCGCTGTTTCTTCCCCAGCTCTTGTGCAACAGCGTTACTGAGGGTCACACGCGCGCAACCTGAACATCACCTGGGCGTTCTTTTGAATCATTCAAAATAAGCCATATCATAAGGGTGATGACCGCCCAACCGCAGCCCCTCGCATCCGCGACGCCTGAACGTGCCCTCGGGCAGGTTCAGGATGCGGGTTGGAGCGAGCGCATCCGCGCGAGTGGGCTTCGGGTCACCTCCCGCAGGCTCGCGCTCATGGCCGCACTCGAAGCGCATCCACACGCCACCGTCGACGAAGTGTTCGCAGACACTAAAGCGCGAGTCGGCAACATCACCAAACAGGCGGTGTACGTCAGTCTCGGCGAGTTCACCGCCCACGGGCTTGTGCGGCGCATCGACCCGCCGGGCTCACCGGCCCGCTACGAAACGCGCACCGACGACAATCACCACCACCTCGTTTGCGACCGCTGCGGCGACATCGTCGACGTCGACTGCGCGGTAGGCGCGGCGCCCTGCCTGCAGCCGATCGACGACGCGGGCTTTCAGGTGCGCCTTGCCGAGGTGACCTACCGTGGCACCTGCCGGGCATGCCAAGACGCCGAGGTCAACGCATCCGCCCACAGCCGAAAAACTAAACCACTCACATCCCAATAGCCGAGTCCCCGAAGGAGAACCCGATGACTCAGTTTGAAAGCAATATCGACCCGACGCTGCCGGCAACCCGACAGGGCGGCCAGCACGCTGAAAGCAACCGCAACTCGCTCACCGTTGGCTCAAACGGCCCGATCATGCTGCACGATGTCACCCTGGTCGAGACCCTGGCCGCGTTCAACCGCGAGCGCGTGCCTGAGCGTAACCCGCACGCTAAGGGCTCGGGCGCATTCGGTGAGTGGGAAGTAACCGGCGATGTTTCGAAGTACACCCGCGCTAAGGCGTTCCAGCCCGGCGCGAAGGGCCGGATGCTCGCGCGCTTCTCGACCGTTGCCGGTGAGCAGGGCTCGCCCGACACCTGGCGCGACGTGCGCGGATTCGCACTGCGCTTCTACACCGAAGAGGGCAACCTGGATATCGTTGGCAACAACACGCCGGTGTTCTTCGTACGCGACCCGATGAAGTTCCCGAACTTCATCCGCTCGCAGAAGCGTCTGCCCGACCGTGGCCTGCGCGACAACACCATGCAGTGGGACTTCTGGACGCTGACTCCAGAGTCAGCCCACCAGGTGACCTACCTCATGGGTGACCGTGGACTGCCACGCAGCTGGCGCACCATGAACGGCTATTCCTCGCACACCTACGCATGGATTAACGAGCAAGGCGAGCGTTTCTGGGTGAAGTACCACTTCATTTCGGAACAGGGCGTCGAGAACATGACCAACGAGGAAGCTGAGCGGATTGCCGGCGAGGACGCTGACTACCACCGCCGCGACCTGTTCAACGCCATCGAAGAGGGCAACTTCCCGTCTTGGACCATCAAGGTTCAGGTGATGCCGTACGACGACGCGAAGAACTACCGCTTCAACCCGTTCGACCTGACGAAGGTTTGGCCGCACGCTGACTACCCGCTGATTGAGGTGGGTAAGTTCACGCTGAATGAGAACCTGGTCAACTTCTTCGCGCAGATCGAGCAGGCCGCGTTCTCGCCCTCGAACTACGTTGCTGGAACCGGTGTATCGCCGGACAAGATGCTGCTGGGTCGTGTGTTCTCGTACCCGGATGCACACCGCGCGCGTATCGGCACGAACTTCAACCAGCTGCCGGTGAACCGCCCGATCAACAAGACCAACGACTACACCTTCGACGGCAACATGCGGTTCGACCACTCGGGCGACGCGCCCGTGTATGCACCCAACTCGTTTGATCGCCCGTGGGCAGACGATGAGGGCCCGGTTGAGAACTCCTGGGAGGCCGATGGCGAGCTGGTTCGTTCAGCCTACGCGCTGCACGCTGAGGACGACGACTTCGGCCAGGCTGGAACCCTCGTTCGTGAGGTCTGGGACGATGCCGCTCGTGACCGTTTCGTAGAGACCGTATCGGGGGCGCTTGCGACTGTGAAGGAGCCGGTGCTGTCGCGCGCGTTCGAGTACTGGAAGAACGTTGATGCTGAGACCGGTGCTCGCATCGAGCAGAAGGTCCGTGAGGGTCTTGCCGAACGCGGCGAACTCCCTGGTGGCGACCCGGCGCAGCCCGAAGACTCGCAGGGCGACGTACACGGCGACATCCAGGGCTAGTAACCTGCTGCGTTCGTTCTAGCGAACACGAATGTGGGGCACCGAACGGTGCCCCACACTGCGTTTCCTGGCGTGCCGGGCCCTCACGCCGCACGAACACTCTGCCGTGCCATTTCGGCCGAGCTATCCCACCGCGCAATCGCCGTACCGTGCCGAACTGTCTCACTTTTTGGGGGTTTGAGGGGTTATTTGGTTTGTGTGCTGGAAATCTGAGACAGTTTGGCCCCGTAATTGGCCCGGTTGCGGCCGGCTAGTGAGCGGCGGGGCGAAATAACCCAGAGGGTGGCAGGGCCCGGAGGTCGGCGTGGCACTGGTGTTAGCACAGGGTGCCGAATTGTCTCACTTTTTGGGGTTTGAGGGGTTATTCGGTTTGTGCGCCGGAAATCTGAGACAGTTTGGCTCCGTAATTGGCCCGGGAGGTGGCCCCGTAATTGGCCCGGTTGCGGCCGGCTAGTGAGCGGCGGGGACCAGAGAAAACCCGGAGGTCGGCAGGTCTCGGAGGTCGGCAGGGGAGGGGAAGCCGCGGTGCAGGGAGGAAGGCAGAGCTCGAAGAATGAATAAGCGGGAAAGCAGCCGGGTAGTTACCAGCCGCGCTCGCGCCACTCGCCAAGTTGAGGACGCTCAGCGCCCAGCGTCGTCGCCTTGCCGTGTCCGGGGTAGACGACGGTGTCGTCCTCGAACCGGTTGAAGACACGCGATTCGAGGTCGTCCATGAGCTGGGTGAACTCGCGTTCGTTGTTCGTCTTACCCGGCCCGCCCGGGAACAGTGAGTCGCCGGGGATCAGCCGCACCGCATCCTCACCCGACTGCAACACGAGTGCTACCGAACCGGGCGTGTGGCCCCGCAGGCCGATCACCTCCAGCTCGTGTGATCCCAGCCGGATGGTGTCTCCGTCGCTGACAGTGCGGTCGCTCGATACCGGAATCGCCGCAGCGTCAGACGCGCCGGCAATGCTTGGCACCGAGTAGTGCTGCTTGCATTCCGCCAGCGCGCCCCAGTGGTCGTGGTGCCCGTGGGTGGTGAGGATCGCGACCGGATGGATCTCGGCGCGGTCGTGTTCATCCGCGCGGATGCGGGCGGTGTCGACGATCCGCACGATCGCGGGGGCGTTCGCCGCCGCATCCACGATTAGTGCCTCACCCGACTCGGTATCCACGACGACGTAGCAATTGTTCTCGAAGTCGTTGACTTCCGCGTAGTGGAGCTCGAGTGTTCCGAACGCATCCAGCTGCGGTTCGGGTTCGGCATCGCTGTGCTCGATTGGCGAGCGCGGCGCGTCGTCCTCGGGCTCGTTGGAAGGGGTGTGGGACTCGTTAAAGGCTGCCATGTCTGCACGCTACCCACGAACCTTGCGAGTCAACTGGCATCTTCGAGACCAAGCGCCGGCGCCGCCGGTTTATACCGCGATTTTCGGGAGCGCACAAATCGGTACTTTACGTGGCGAGAGAATGCGCTTATAGTAGACATTTGCGCTTCGTCGCTCCCTGCCTTCATATTGCGGTCGGCTTGGTTGTAGTTGTTCATTGGTCGGTGCCTGTGGAGCCGGTTGGTTTCGCCCGAGTTTGATCGGGCGGTGTCCCTACCTGAAGCTGAAGGTTCGCTCCGAATCCGCCACGCGGATACCGCCACCGATGCACTGCTGCATCCGGCGACGGGGCCCAAGACCCACCCACACGCCCATGCAATCTGAGTTCCGTTGACCAGCGGAACCTGTGGAGGTAATTCACTTGGCTGCTGCGAACATCGCATCCACCACACCAAAGTCGGGTCGTAACGCACACCGACTTTCGTTCGCTTCGATTCAGGACACCCTCGAAGTTCCTGACCTGCTCTCGTTGCAAACTGAGTCCTTTGACTGGCTCGTCGGCAACGACATGTGGAAGGCTCGGCTCGACTACGAGATCGAGACCACCGGAGGCACCGACGTGCCCCGCACATCCGGGCTCGACGAGGTTTTCGAAGAGATTTCACCGATTGAGGACAACGCCGGCGCCATGCAGCTGACGTTCCGCAATCCCTACCTTGAGCCAGAAAAGTACTCGATTGACGAGTGCAAGGAGCGCGGTAAGACCTACGCCGCTCCGCTGTATGTCGAAGCCGAGTTCATGCGCTTCGAAACTGGCGAGATCAAGACCCAGACCGTGTTCATGGGTGACTTCCCGCTGATGACCGACAAGGGTACGTTCATCATCAACGGCACCGAGCGTGTTGTCGTGTCGCAGCTCGTTCGCTCGCCTGGCGTGTACTTTGAGCGCACCCCCGAGAAGAACTCGGACATCGACGTCTACTCGGCACGCATCATCCCTTCGCGCGGTGCATGGCTCGAGTTTGAGGTCGACAAGAAGGGCCTGGTTGCGGTTCGTATCGACCGTAAGCGTAAGCAGCCGGTCACTATTTTCTTGCGCGCGATCGGCCTGAGCGAGGAAGAGATTCGCGCCGAGTTCGCCGGCTACGAGTCGCTGCTCGAAACCCTGTCGAAGGATGACGCCAAGATCCAGACGCAGGAAGAAGCCCTGCGCGACATCTACAAGAAGCTGCGCCCGGGTGAGCAGGTTGCTTCCGAAGCTGCCCGCGCCCTGCTGGACAACTACTTCTTCAACCCGAAGCGCTACGACCTCGCTAAGGTTGGTCGCCACAAGCTCAACCGCAAGCTCGGTCTCGAAGCGCCGATCACCGATTCGGTATTGAGCACCGAAGACATCATCGCCACGATCAAGTACCTGGTCGCGCTGCACAAGGGCGAGCAGACCATCGAGGGCACCCGCAACGGCGGCGAGGTCGTCGACATCCCCCTCGACGTGGACGACATCGACCACTTCGGAAACCGCCGCATCCGCGCGGTAGGTGAGCTCATCCAGAACCAGGTTCGCACCGGTTTGAGCCGTATGGAGCGCGTGGTGCGTGAGCGCATGACCACGCAGGAAATCGACTCGATCACGCCGCAGTCGCTGATCAACGTGCGTCCGGTGGTTGCCGCCATCAAGGAGTTCTTCGGTACTTCGCAGCTCTCGCAGTTCATGGACCAGAACAACCCGCTGGCCGGTATCACGCACAAGCGTCGCCTTTCGGCGCTTGGCCCCGGTGGTCTGAGCCGTGAGCGCGCCGGCGTCGAGGTCCGTGACGTGCACGCATCCCACTACGGCCGGATGTGCCCGATCGAGACCCCGGAAGGTCCGAACATTGGTCTGATCGGTTCGTTGGCATCGTTCGCTCGCATCAACGCATTTGGGTTCATTGAGACCCCCTACCGCCGTGTTGAGAAGGGCGTTGTCACCGACAACATCGACTACCTCTCGGCAGCGGATGAAGACGAGTACGTGGTTGCACAGGCCAACGCGCCGCTCGACGAGAACAACCGCTTCGCCGATGAAGACGTCTTGGTACGGCTTAAGGGCGGCGAGGTAGAACTCGTTCCGGCCGAAGAGGTTGACTACATGGATGTGTCGCCGCGCCAGATGGTGTCGGTCGGTACGTCGCTGATTCCGTTCCTTGAGCACGACGACACGAACCGTGCGCTCATGGGCGCCAACATGCAGCGTCAGGCTGTGCCGCTGCTGCGCTCGAGCTCGCCGATCGTTGGTACCGGTATGGAGGGCTACAGCGCCATCGACGCCGGTGACGTGGTCACCGCCGTGAACGCCGGTGTGGTCACTTCGGTGTCCGCTGACCAGGTTGTTGTACAGACGGATGAGGGTGGTAGCGAATCGTACTTCCTGCGCAAGTTTGAGCGCTCGAACGCGGGTACCTGCTACAACCACCGCGTCATCGTCAAGGCTGGCGACCGCGTTGAGGTTGGCGAGGTTATCGCTGACGGCCCCGCCACCGAGAACGGTGAGCTCGCACTCGGAATGAACCTGCTCGTGGCGTTCATGCCGTGGGAGGGCCACAACTTCGAGGACGCGATCATCATCAGCCAGAACCTGGTGAAGGACGACGTACTGTCCTCCATCCACATCGAGGAATACGAAGTGGATGCGCGCGACACCAAGCTTGGTAAGGAAGAGATCACCGCAGACCTGCCGAACGTCGGTCAGGACATGCTGAAGGATCTCGATGAGCGCGGCATCATCCGCATCGGTGCTGAGGTGCAGCCCGGCGACATCCTCGTCGGAAAGGTCACCCCGAAGGGTGAGACCGAGCTGTCGGCTGAAGAGCGCCTGCTGCGCGCCATCTTCAACGAGAAGAGCCGCGAGGTGCGTGACACCTCCCTGAAGGTTCCGCACGGTCAGTCCGGCACCGTCATCGGCGTCAAGATGTTCGACATCGAGAACGGCGACGACGAGCTCGGCTCGGGCGTGAACCAGCGCGTCGTGGTCTACATTGCGCAGAAGCGTAAGATCACCGAGGGTGACAAGCTCGCTGGCCGCCACGGAAACAAGGGTGTTATCGCCAAGATCCTCCCCGAAGAGGACATGCCGTTCCTCGAGGATGGAACCCCGGTCGACATCATCCTGAACCCGCTCGGTATCCCGAAGCGTATGAACCTCGGTCAGGTACTCGAATCGCACCTCGGTTGGGTTGCTTCGCAGGGATGGGACATCGAAGGTACGCCGGAGTGGGCGCAGGGCCTGCCGGAGGAAGCCTTCCACGTCGAACCGGGTACCAAGGTGGCAACGCCGGTGTTCGACGGTACATCCGCGGAACAGCTCAGCGGACTGCTCGGTTCGACCCGTCCGAATGAAGACGGTGAGCGCCTGGTCGGTACTGATGGCAAGACCCGCCTGTTCGACGGTCGCTCCGGCGAGCCGTTCCCCGACCCGATTTCGGTCGGCTACATGTACATGCTGAAGCTGCACCACCTGGTTGACGACAAGATCCACGCTCGTTCGACCGGTCCGTACTCGATGATCACCCAGCAGCCGCTCGGTGGTAAGGCACAGTTCGGTGGTCAGCGCTTCGGTGAGATGGAGGTGTGGGCACTCGAGGCCTATGGCGCCGCCTACACCCTGCAGGAGCTGCTCACCATTAAGTCGGACGACATCGTCGGTCGTGTGAAGGCCTACGAGTCGATCGTTAAGGGCGAGAACATCCAGAAGGCTGGTATCCCCGAATCGTTCCGCGTGCTCGTGCGTGAAATGCGCTCGCTGTGCCTGAACGTTGAGGTGCTCGCCGCTGACGGCAACATCGTCAGCCTCGAAGAGAACGACGACGACGCCTACCGCGCCGCCGAAGAACTCGGTATCAACATCTCCACTCGCTTCGAGTCATCCTCGGTCGACGAGATCTAACCCCCATCCGATGACGAAGCTTTGTAACTAGGGAGAATCAAGAATTGATCGACGCAACCAAGTTTGACAGCCTCAGCATCGGGCTGGCCACGAGCGAGGACATCCTCGGCTGGTCACGTGGTGAGGTAAAGAAGCCAGAAACGATTAACTACCGTACGCTCAAGCCCGAGAAGGACGGTCTGTTCGGCGAACAGATCTTCGGTCCTTCGCGTGACTGGGAGTGTGCTTGCGGTAAGTACAAGCGCGTTCGCTTCAAGGGCATCATCTGTGAACGCTGTGGTGTTGAGGTGACGAAGTCGGCTGTGCGCCGTGAGCGCATGGGTCACATCAAGCTCGCCGCCTCGGTGACGCACATTTGGTACTTCAAGGGCGTGCCTTCGCGTTTGGGCTACCTGCTCGATATGGCACCGAAGGACCTCGAGAAGGTCATCTACTTTGCGGCCTACATGGTCGTGGATGTGGATGAAGAGGGACGTCGCGACGACCTCGAAGACCT encodes:
- the rpoB gene encoding DNA-directed RNA polymerase subunit beta yields the protein MAAANIASTTPKSGRNAHRLSFASIQDTLEVPDLLSLQTESFDWLVGNDMWKARLDYEIETTGGTDVPRTSGLDEVFEEISPIEDNAGAMQLTFRNPYLEPEKYSIDECKERGKTYAAPLYVEAEFMRFETGEIKTQTVFMGDFPLMTDKGTFIINGTERVVVSQLVRSPGVYFERTPEKNSDIDVYSARIIPSRGAWLEFEVDKKGLVAVRIDRKRKQPVTIFLRAIGLSEEEIRAEFAGYESLLETLSKDDAKIQTQEEALRDIYKKLRPGEQVASEAARALLDNYFFNPKRYDLAKVGRHKLNRKLGLEAPITDSVLSTEDIIATIKYLVALHKGEQTIEGTRNGGEVVDIPLDVDDIDHFGNRRIRAVGELIQNQVRTGLSRMERVVRERMTTQEIDSITPQSLINVRPVVAAIKEFFGTSQLSQFMDQNNPLAGITHKRRLSALGPGGLSRERAGVEVRDVHASHYGRMCPIETPEGPNIGLIGSLASFARINAFGFIETPYRRVEKGVVTDNIDYLSAADEDEYVVAQANAPLDENNRFADEDVLVRLKGGEVELVPAEEVDYMDVSPRQMVSVGTSLIPFLEHDDTNRALMGANMQRQAVPLLRSSSPIVGTGMEGYSAIDAGDVVTAVNAGVVTSVSADQVVVQTDEGGSESYFLRKFERSNAGTCYNHRVIVKAGDRVEVGEVIADGPATENGELALGMNLLVAFMPWEGHNFEDAIIISQNLVKDDVLSSIHIEEYEVDARDTKLGKEEITADLPNVGQDMLKDLDERGIIRIGAEVQPGDILVGKVTPKGETELSAEERLLRAIFNEKSREVRDTSLKVPHGQSGTVIGVKMFDIENGDDELGSGVNQRVVVYIAQKRKITEGDKLAGRHGNKGVIAKILPEEDMPFLEDGTPVDIILNPLGIPKRMNLGQVLESHLGWVASQGWDIEGTPEWAQGLPEEAFHVEPGTKVATPVFDGTSAEQLSGLLGSTRPNEDGERLVGTDGKTRLFDGRSGEPFPDPISVGYMYMLKLHHLVDDKIHARSTGPYSMITQQPLGGKAQFGGQRFGEMEVWALEAYGAAYTLQELLTIKSDDIVGRVKAYESIVKGENIQKAGIPESFRVLVREMRSLCLNVEVLAADGNIVSLEENDDDAYRAAEELGINISTRFESSSVDEI
- a CDS encoding transcriptional repressor → MTAQPQPLASATPERALGQVQDAGWSERIRASGLRVTSRRLALMAALEAHPHATVDEVFADTKARVGNITKQAVYVSLGEFTAHGLVRRIDPPGSPARYETRTDDNHHHLVCDRCGDIVDVDCAVGAAPCLQPIDDAGFQVRLAEVTYRGTCRACQDAEVNASAHSRKTKPLTSQ
- a CDS encoding tetratricopeptide repeat protein; the encoded protein is MTDAPIILSFDPQTLRERIDVDAANERLAEIERYRSLTALNQQVTLLRLLGRYDEAFDKAQAAARQSRFTGSREDSLEARIRRAQVDHYRGKTDTALGELTNCADEAVAHEWGTLAGFALYNRGKLLFELDQLEEALADFERALKFREADSQAVDQTAATKFAIRAVRAKLEGHSSPDEQTEPFTAIDC
- a CDS encoding MBL fold metallo-hydrolase; protein product: MAAFNESHTPSNEPEDDAPRSPIEHSDAEPEPQLDAFGTLELHYAEVNDFENNCYVVVDTESGEALIVDAAANAPAIVRIVDTARIRADEHDRAEIHPVAILTTHGHHDHWGALAECKQHYSVPSIAGASDAAAIPVSSDRTVSDGDTIRLGSHELEVIGLRGHTPGSVALVLQSGEDAVRLIPGDSLFPGGPGKTNNEREFTQLMDDLESRVFNRFEDDTVVYPGHGKATTLGAERPQLGEWRERGW
- a CDS encoding fused MFS/spermidine synthase translates to MNPSDLTRTFASGPQAQIELHGSSMHLVVDGTPQSHVNLDDPSELRFGYIRHMGHVLDQAFDARQPITALHLGAGALTLPRYIEHTRPGSRQQVLELERELVDLVRSIAPLPAHASIRIRYGDARAQLDRLPAGLHQRADAIVVDLFDGPQTPAHVTTAEFFTSLARFLTPNGVVLVNVADGHDLAFARAEIATLRQVFGSVLLVSDPAVFKGRRFGNIVAVASRDRLELPGLARLAASGFPPAVVQHDEQAHKWLRGTSPITDAVSKPSPLPGRGTFSVKRP
- a CDS encoding SprT-like domain-containing protein, which produces MSRLSRSPQSTAKARTLPHAGALASENHPQNDSLAEAQTLAQALIGQYLDESWSFRFDHARMRAGSCNYARRQISLSRHLVPLMTAEQVDQTLRHEIAHALAGQRAGHGAAWRRVAAQIGYAGGRTYEGPVPQDHRWVGRCPNGHEVFRHRRPGKPVSCSRCARGFDDRFLIRWYDRRDA
- a CDS encoding catalase yields the protein MTQFESNIDPTLPATRQGGQHAESNRNSLTVGSNGPIMLHDVTLVETLAAFNRERVPERNPHAKGSGAFGEWEVTGDVSKYTRAKAFQPGAKGRMLARFSTVAGEQGSPDTWRDVRGFALRFYTEEGNLDIVGNNTPVFFVRDPMKFPNFIRSQKRLPDRGLRDNTMQWDFWTLTPESAHQVTYLMGDRGLPRSWRTMNGYSSHTYAWINEQGERFWVKYHFISEQGVENMTNEEAERIAGEDADYHRRDLFNAIEEGNFPSWTIKVQVMPYDDAKNYRFNPFDLTKVWPHADYPLIEVGKFTLNENLVNFFAQIEQAAFSPSNYVAGTGVSPDKMLLGRVFSYPDAHRARIGTNFNQLPVNRPINKTNDYTFDGNMRFDHSGDAPVYAPNSFDRPWADDEGPVENSWEADGELVRSAYALHAEDDDFGQAGTLVREVWDDAARDRFVETVSGALATVKEPVLSRAFEYWKNVDAETGARIEQKVREGLAERGELPGGDPAQPEDSQGDVHGDIQG
- a CDS encoding beta-eliminating lyase-related protein, which encodes MVEANTTPTPRAEGALHDREQIHFGSDNYAGVHPEVLAAISQANGGHVPGYGDDPYTARLQDVMRSLFGADAVTYPVFNGTGANVLALQAIMPRWGGIVTAASAHINTDENGAPERVAGLKILPMPTPDGKLRAADIEALTVDRANVHGAEPWALSFSNSTELGTVYSPDEIRELTDAAKRQGLLVHLDGSRLSNAAAATGASFKELTHGVDVVSLGATKNGALAAEAVVALHPEAAPGIEYLQKINLQLASKQRFLSAQLLACYEGDLWQRNATHANEQARLLAESLGSVPGCSIPVPVAANAVFAVLPDGVADRVREQGFRFYDWPPIPGSVRFMTAWDTPPEAVPSLVDAIRDAIDAAS